A region from the Pseudonocardia petroleophila genome encodes:
- a CDS encoding GGDEF domain-containing protein, whose protein sequence is MDEPSPAPGARTLWGLGPGLVAVALSVELAALVVAVAGIAALPPGGGPLLLALGLTALSVVHTELATGIERVRRRASENSYFDLSSVWTFAAALLLPPGLAVAVVVLVYLHLWHRVWAPAGIPLYRHLYTTATVLLAVRAAHEVVALAGGLPADPARPAVVIAVGLAVVAYVLVNTVLVGAAIALTEPRVALRDLLGRWDDNALEVATLCMGALAAVALASTPGLVALVLPPILVLHRAVLVRQLEQDASTDAKTGLLNVAAWRAEALRTVRRAHRAGTGAGILILDLDHFKIVNDTHGHLAGDDVLAAVAAELRAGVRPQDLVGRFGGEEFVVLLPDLRPGGTELWDVAERLRHRVARLDVGVATSGGVCTVTGLSVSVGGATVPTDGTTLDQVLRAADSSLYAAKEAGRNLVRIAADGHVPSPRRPTA, encoded by the coding sequence GTGGACGAGCCGTCACCCGCACCGGGAGCGCGGACCCTGTGGGGTCTGGGCCCGGGGCTCGTGGCGGTCGCGCTGTCGGTGGAGCTCGCCGCGCTCGTCGTCGCCGTCGCCGGGATCGCGGCCCTGCCGCCGGGCGGTGGGCCGCTGCTGCTGGCGCTGGGGCTGACGGCGCTGAGCGTCGTGCACACCGAGCTCGCCACCGGGATCGAGCGGGTCCGGCGCCGGGCGTCGGAGAACTCCTACTTCGACCTGTCCTCGGTCTGGACCTTCGCCGCCGCGCTGCTGCTCCCGCCCGGGCTCGCCGTCGCCGTCGTCGTGCTGGTCTACCTGCACCTGTGGCACCGCGTGTGGGCCCCGGCCGGCATCCCGCTCTACCGCCACCTCTACACGACCGCGACCGTGCTGCTCGCCGTCCGCGCCGCCCACGAGGTCGTCGCCCTCGCCGGGGGGCTGCCCGCCGACCCCGCCCGGCCCGCCGTGGTGATCGCGGTCGGTCTGGCCGTCGTCGCGTACGTGCTGGTCAACACCGTCCTGGTCGGGGCCGCGATCGCGCTGACCGAGCCGCGCGTCGCGCTGCGCGACCTCCTCGGGCGCTGGGACGACAACGCGCTGGAGGTCGCCACCCTGTGCATGGGCGCGCTGGCCGCCGTGGCGCTCGCCTCGACGCCCGGCCTGGTCGCGCTCGTCCTCCCGCCGATCCTCGTGCTGCACCGCGCCGTGCTCGTCCGGCAGTTGGAGCAGGACGCGAGCACCGACGCCAAGACGGGCCTGCTCAACGTGGCCGCCTGGCGCGCGGAGGCCCTGCGCACGGTCCGGCGGGCGCACCGCGCGGGCACAGGGGCCGGGATCCTGATCCTCGACCTCGACCACTTCAAGATCGTCAACGACACCCACGGCCACCTCGCCGGCGACGACGTCCTCGCCGCGGTGGCCGCGGAGCTGCGCGCCGGCGTGCGGCCGCAGGACCTCGTCGGCCGGTTCGGCGGCGAGGAGTTCGTGGTGCTGCTGCCCGACCTGCGGCCCGGCGGCACCGAGCTGTGGGACGTCGCCGAGCGGCTGCGCCACCGGGTGGCCCGGCTCGACGTGGGGGTCGCCACATCCGGGGGCGTCTGCACCGTCACCGGGCTGTCCGTCTCGGTCGGCGGCGCGACCGTCCCCACCGACGGCACCACGCTGGACCAGGTGCTCAGGGCGGCCGACAGCTCGCTCTACGCGGCCAAGGAGGCCGGCCGCAACCTGGTGCGCATCGCCGCGGACGGCCACGTCCCGTCCCCGCGCCGCCCCACGGCGTGA